The sequence below is a genomic window from Schistocerca nitens isolate TAMUIC-IGC-003100 chromosome 4, iqSchNite1.1, whole genome shotgun sequence.
ACATTGCTCATAACATTTATGGAAGCCTTTATCGTCACTGTCATAATACGGATCTCGAATTATTCTTTCTCCCTTTGGGTCAAAAGCACCTACGAGTTGTAACTGCGCTTTACTGCCTGCTGGTGCCTGATGTTTTAGATTCTCCATGTTCTCGTCATCCATTCCAAATATATAATCAAACTGATTGAAGTCATCCTTTCGAATCTGCCTAACGGTATGCTTATAATCAATACCATTGGCTTCCAAAGTACTCCGAGCCCTTTTGTCCGGAGCCTTACCCACATGCCAGGGCCCAATAGCAGCACTGTCAACAATCCATTTATCCGTAAGGCctctttgctttaaaagattaagaaaCACAGCTTCTGCGATTGGTGATCTGCAAATATTCCCAAGACAAATAAAAAGTACAGCTTTCTTTTCACTGCTCATTTTACGTGTTTCAATGTACAATGTAACCACAATTCTCTAACTAGCAAACACAATATCACAACACTCGATCAaagatgttaaaataaattttctaaCCAGGGTTGTGATATCCAGACAGCGCGATTCTCGTACCAACCTCATGAAATTCTcgtattttaataaaaattctcgtacgttttgaaaattttttattcatatagctttacaaaaccttatttacaaatgaataaaactatgaacaagaatttgtaattatgaaacaaattcgatgtctacatcttcttcttcctgtttcGTTTTATAAAGAGTGTCCGACGTCATTCTCTCGTACATTCCGTGTGTTGGCTCAAAAGTTACACATGTTCCGTTGTTTCCTGGTCGTTTTTTAATGCATTCAGAGGCAAGAAGTGCTCCATTCAGTGTACTGGTTTAGAGCAtgttcctgattttggttttcattAGGTTTACCTAAAGTTGAACATGAAACTTCAATAACCTGACAAGTATTAAATCATATTAtttgttttgaatcacgttcacacttttacttataaaatactttattaaaatatacatacgtTCACTTCATAAAAtacacacgaagactatctattgcgcctcatcactcacgcatatatacacaaacatagctgtcaccacaatcgatacttctcgaacatactcgatataacttattctagaacgatgttctggaactttctcatatccgatataaatgtattacataattccaacacacctccttacatttatatcgcgatgtttaacatattcctaattttaatgaatttttctttacataacgactttgtgaatatatctgcaacattttcatttgaatctactttaacaatatcaatgagcccctgtaaataatactcattcacaaaatggtaatgcacttctatgtattttgaattctttctaTAATTACCAAACAtcgctatatttaatgctcctgaattatcttcatatatgacaataggtttttcaaatttaacattaaaaatgtctaaaatatcatgtataagtttcacctcgcttacagcttcagacaatgctacatattctgcgaaagttgaagcctttgtaacactcgcttgttttcttgacttccaaaatacaacattaccaaataatctaattacataaccagaagttgactttctatccacactatcacctgcccaatctgaatccacaaaacaatctaatatctcagcactttcattcctacaatagtttaatttcaaatctttagttaaatataaatatttcaaaattctcaaagcatatttaaaactactgtaacaactttggaatctgctcaagtaattcacactatagctaatatctggtctagtacccaaacttacgtacaagagtgcacctatcaagtttctatatctaacgtcattacaatcttcatacgctggttctaactttaaatttacttccattggagttttgcacaagatcgaatcttcaattttatatttcgcagctaacgaatcaatatacttttcttgactcaaactcataactcttgtttcacaatcataattaatatcgatgccaagatatctttttacctcacctaaatctttcatattaaatcgttttgacaataagttcGTAATCTTAACAAtgttttcttttctcacacagcaaatgagcaaatcgtcgacaaaaataatcaaataaatcaagacatctccatctcgcaatacataaagacaataatcatatttactccttttaaaacctaaacttcttaaaaactcgtcaagacaattgtaccaagctcgtgagctttctcgcaaaccatacaatgctttatacaatttacagactctatccgtaccatcatcatatcctcttggctgctttacataaacttcagataaaactttacaatttagaaacgcagtctctacgtccatttgttctataaccaaaccttcttgacaacagtatgacaacaaaatctttaatgtttgcatattggttactggagaataaatatcttcgacgacttctttttgttgaaaccccctgacaactaatcttgctttgcaaacactttctgatttctttgtg
It includes:
- the LOC126253345 gene encoding low molecular weight phosphotyrosine protein phosphatase 1-like, whose protein sequence is MSSEKKAVLFICLGNICRSPIAEAVFLNLLKQRGLTDKWIVDSAAIGPWHVGKAPDKRARSTLEANGIDYKHTVRQIRKDDFNQFDYIFGMDDENMENLKHQAPAGSKAQLQLVGAFDPKGERIIRDPYYDSDDKGFHKCYEQCVRSLSAFLDQQSK